The sequence below is a genomic window from Nicotiana tomentosiformis chromosome 6, ASM39032v3, whole genome shotgun sequence.
gtattaaaattataatgcattgcataatttttaagaaaaatagttgtttacaaaaatattttccataTTCTCAAGCCTTAAGGGACTTTAAGgacaattttgtctttaaccatactaatgcatgcattaataacCTTGGTATTACTAATGCCATGATTTTTTATGCATtacttatatatagtataataccaaatatgatgtataactaatacaagtattaattatacacatattgaaaaaatataacaaacaagGTATTAGTAATACATAAAGCTAATGCTTGAATTAGTTTTTCTAACACCTCCTGCCAAACCACGGCCACCCCTAATTCTTAATTCTTAAGATTGGACATAGCATAAAACTGAATTAAAGACACTGAATTTTGATTACTATTTGGAAAAGGAAAGGATTTGATAGCAAAGGATTATGATCTCGtatttgatttagtttatgaCAGAGGAATGAGAATTTatcttaattattgattttaagtttttgtattttttagtAATTTGTTTTGGATAGGGAGGCCAGAGGGAAATGAGAAGAAACGATCCACTGAAAAATATTTACTTGCACATAAATGTTTATAGTAAGCGTGAGTTGGTAATATGAAGATAATGTAAATAACATGGTATATTTGATTAAATTATATTAGTAGTTCGAGATTTTATTCTATAgtatataatttaaatattaatttCAGTACCTAGTTGCAACTTGCAACTAAAAATACCTAGTATTAATTGCAATATAGTAGTATTTAGTTCCTTAACAATCTTAAAATAATATTAGTCTGGTTCCTTAACAATCTCTAGGAAGATGTTAATCCTTTGCTATATCAGATCGGATCATAATCCATTTAAATTATAGATCTGACTTCAACCACCTTAATTACATTGAGCAGTGCCACTAGCTCACAATTTGTAAAACTTCTTTAAAAATCATGgcttaatttcttattttcaattttttttgtcCCTTTTCATTCTATTTCTTATTTGCGACAAATTATTTAACATATACAATACTTCATCAACTCCATTATATATTGCATATTTAATCTGTAAATTACATTCTTTTTTATGAAGATTTACTttacacataacatatttatttatttttacacataagaaacttaaaaataatactttttaaatttcaaTATTATAAATGACGATGAAGACCCATTTCCTCCTTTATTTGAAACTCTTTAATGTAATACTTTTTATTCTACCTTAATGACATTATTTTAATAATCAAGTtactataatatatttaaaatcaaaAAATAGTTTTTATGAAGTGTAAAacgttttctttgtttttttctcCTTAAATTCTACCTCTAATCAAATACTGCAGTACTACTGTATAAAAATGTAATGGAGTGTAGTCAGTGTACCAATACTAATTTGCCTCAAGGAAATTGTACAAAAGATTCGGGGTCAGGCCATAAAAGCAAAAAAAGGGTACGAAAAGAGAATCCACCATTTCATCATCAAAACTGTCAGCATATTAAATCCTTTCtttaatagtatatatatatatctccccAGAGTAGTGTACTGCCATAACTAGCCACTGAGTAATACCCGTGAGTGACCCCctcttcccccccccccaaacccccaaaactagccaataataaATAAACATTAAAAACCATAGCTTTGCTTCACCAAATAGACCTCTTTCCATAAACCCCTCTCCACTTTCTTGTGCTGTGAAAAATACATGAACCTTGAAACAACAAAGTGGTAAAAGTGGAGGAAAATGACAATGAGTTCAAGTTCTTTTCTGAGGCAACTAAGTGGGAAAGAAAGCTGGAAATCAACTTCAAGAAGATGGGGTGGTGGGACTGGAAATGGTGGATTTCAGAGCTGTAATTGGAAGCAAATGGAGGAGCTGAACAATATGTGTGGAGGAGGGGGAAATGGCTATCAAAATAATGGTGGGGGTTTAGTAATGAGGAAAAGAGTAATGGTTGTTGTGGATCAGAGTTCACATAGTAAACATGCTATGATGTGGGCACTTACACATGTTACTAATAAAGGAGATATTCTAACTCTGCTTCACATTGTTCCACATTCTTCTAATAGTAAGGGCTCTTCTTCAGCTGATTCATCTTCATCTGCTGCTCATCTTGCTAGCTCTCTTGGATCCCTTTGTAAGGCTTGTAAACCTGAAGTAAGTCCCTTTTCTTGGAACTTGTTAAATacctatatttttttaaaaaaaaatggcttctcGCTGGGTGTCCGATATCCCATGGGAGCCCGACTATATCCCGATTCACGCCGCGTAGGGCCTCATTCGGGAAATGCGCTCCCTACCAACAATCTTTTCATAGGAGACCTCTGATTGAGGGAAGCAGCCGTATCTGGTGCACCACATACTTTGGTGGTTTACCTATATTTTGTTTGGTAAATAGGTCTAAAGTGTTTTTTGTTTAATTAGtgaataatagtagtaataaaaGATTAGGTAACATTAATGTGCTCAAATTGCATTTTGTTCCTCTGCATGTTCTGTTTTGTTTGTCAAACAGTGTTCAAGTGCTAATTTTCTGCAAAAGATAATGTAACGTATTGTCGGTGTTTTTTTAGGTAAGTTTTAAATTATAATGTCTCTTGATATCAGGCTAAACCAAAGATTGGTGCTAATAAATTCAGTGAATTTGcttattcttcttttttttgcgTATATTTTGGGGGGAGGCAGCATTATCTTTATTTTCTATAAAAAGATGAAGGctttttccttctttatttttcctttgtCTGTTTGGTTGGGAGGGGCTTTGGTCTTTGATAGATAAATTTActatcttttctttattttccttTCCCTTTTCCGGTGGTTGCTGAAGTAAGGAGGGGAGATTTCTCTATCTGTTTCCCTTTCTttggctctctctctctctctctctggtgCTCACTGCTCAATGCATTTTTTCTGTCCTTACTTTTCCTTTCAAATGCACACAATAATAAAGGAGGGAAATCATTACTAGTGACagtttcttcttttccttttcagaGGGTTTTCAGATCCTTTATTTCTCTTTCAACCAACCAAACAACACAGTACTAATAATTTCTTCCACTGGCTTTTGTATTTCCTCCTATTATTCCTTTCCCTAGTTACCAAACAAAGCTTGACATAATTCTTTGGAGTATTATGACCTATTgtcacttttttttttaaaggttGAAGTGGAAGCACTAGTAATACAAGGACCAAAGATGGCAACTGTAATTAGCCAAGTGAAGAAGCTGGAGGTCTCTGTGTTAGTCTTGGGTCAGAAAAAGCCCTCTCATCTACTTACCTGGTATATATATCATCCCCCCTTCACATTTTTGAAGCAAAATTAAGTcagaaaaatactaattttcaaaCTTTCATTTTTTACATGATggatttttcctttaattttgcAACACTACTACTACAGTCTGTGTGGGCCAAGCAGTGAAGAGGAATTTGTGGAACAATGCATCAACACATTGGATTGCTTGACAATAGGAGTAAGGAAGCAAAGCAAAGGCATGGGAGGATACCTTATCAGCACTAGATGGCAGAAGAATTTCTGGCTCTTGGCCTAGTTTTAATTTCGGCTTAGTTTAGAAATTAATATCACTCACTACAATATGGAAAATAATTTGTGTAGAAAGCTTTCAGTAGTATTTCCAATGTAGCATTCCCTAAAAAAATTCTCTTCTGGTCTGTAATTTTATATATATCTAATGCTTACTGAAAACTTGTTATTTGTGCGAAATACAGTTCTTGTATCAGCTATATTTCCCTTCTCTCCGGGCTGAATATTTGCCTAGTTATAGAATTGCTTGACACAAAATGCAGGGATGGTTAAATTCAAGGGAAAAGAATACAACAATCCTTTTCATAAAAATTGGGTTCCAATATTTGGAGTGACAGAGTTAGCCCATCTCAACTCTACTAGGAACAAGCAGCAACAGGTTGACTCGAGCAGAGGAAAAGAATGATTGCAAAACCGATTTTCACTATTTTTCCATGGCATATCTTGAATTAAAAGAATTGCTTTACAAAAACTAAAAACAACAGAAAGTTGTGGGCAAACTATGAACCCAAATAATAGGCAACTTGGAGTGGACATAAAAGGTAAGGCAAATAAATGAGGTAATAAAAGATTTGGTACCGGAATTACCTAAATGGTACATTAGACAAAAGTGAAAGAATCATTTCTCTGTGCTTCTCTTCTATACGCAAAAACAAAAACCAAATCTAGCCAATTCGGACAGGGGATGAAGGTAAATAAATAAGTTAAATAAGAGATCCAGAATTCGATATACCTAAACGGTAAATTAGACAACAATGAACGATTTGTTTCTTCTTTATACTTCTCTTCTATATCAAAGTTTTACCTAGTTCCTGTTTCAAGCACACCTGGCATTAAACTTTATCCTCTAACTTCTCGTTTACTAGAGGGACAAACTCCATACTTTTTCTTGGGGTCCGAGGTGTCCGAGGAGTGCCTGGAGTTTGTTGTGAGAGCATGTGCCTCACGTACCCATAGAATGTGCATCCGATAAGCGTTATAGCACATCCAACGGCATTCATCATTGAGATTGGGTTTCGGAAGATAAGCCATGAACAAGTTACAGCAACTGCAACCTGCAAAGATATTCACAAGAAGTTTTCACTGAAAGACAATAACGTTGATAAATACAACAGTACATTTAGTTTTCCGATGAACTGGAAACTGTTATATATAAGACAATAACAGATCTAAATGCCGTGACTTCAGTAAGGAACGTAGTGACATCAAAAACATAACAGACAATTTAGGTGGACAGTGTTTGTAATGGTCAACTCATGAGATGTTTGTTTGTATTGTCTTATTTAACATGCAATCAAGGCTAGCTCAAGATTAGCTTGATTTGAAAAGTTCAATCTATATTTTCACTTTCATAGGTTGAAGTAATTAATCAAATTTCTACTTTGTCAGCATCTCATTAAGTGTTGATGAGATCAAGTGAAAGCAACGTCCTACAAGATATGCTCAAATTGGCCCCTGAGATAATTTTGGCACATGTATACATGCATATGTGTCATGATGAGATCTATAAATTCATGGTGCTTAGCAATGTTAATGCACCAAACCGCCAAAATGCAGTTGAACATGCCAAATCAAATGAGCTAACagataaaagaattattaaaagCGCAAATGCACGGGCAATAAAAATTGTTAGCTCTGGCTATGCATGAATCTGAAAATGTATATATGAATAACTTTCATACAATAAACTAACCAAAagcattaataaaaaaaataagagcATAGCTTGTACCTTAAGGTTTCCAGCGACATTAAAGGTGACTGCTGTGGTTGAGTGAATGACATAGAAGATAGAGAAATTGAGGCAAAAAGCCAACACACCAGAGCCAAAAATAATGCAGAAGGATGAAAGAAGTGGGGGGCCCGTCTGCAACCATGCCACTACTCCAGGGCCTTCCAGTAGTAAAGCTGGTACCGCCAAGATCATTGTGGCAAAAGGAGCCATGTAATATACCGTGTTTATGCtacaaaataaaaaagtaaatgaACATTACGTGTAAAAATGATGCTGCCAAAATTAAGAGCAGcgtccaaaatcttaagaaaatttTGTTGATTATGAACACATGTACAACTTTATCTGGGGAGCCAActctgttctttttcttttttctgttgATAGGTAAATACAAATTTTGATTATGAAGTTGTACTCAAGAGGATTG
It includes:
- the LOC104095429 gene encoding uncharacterized protein; its protein translation is MTMSSSSFLRQLSGKESWKSTSRRWGGGTGNGGFQSCNWKQMEELNNMCGGGGNGYQNNGGGLVMRKRVMVVVDQSSHSKHAMMWALTHVTNKGDILTLLHIVPHSSNSKGSSSADSSSSAAHLASSLGSLCKACKPEVEVEALVIQGPKMATVISQVKKLEVSVLVLGQKKPSHLLTCLCGPSSEEEFVEQCINTLDCLTIGVRKQSKGMGGYLISTRWQKNFWLLA